The following are encoded in a window of Balaenoptera ricei isolate mBalRic1 chromosome 1, mBalRic1.hap2, whole genome shotgun sequence genomic DNA:
- the CCNL2 gene encoding cyclin-L2 isoform X3, whose amino-acid sequence MAAATATAGAGAQGPATPAAAAGTPGCGGTAPGSQGVLIGDRLYSGVLITLENCLLPDDKLRFTPSMSSGLDTDTETDLRVVGCELIQAAGILLRLPQVAMATGQVLFQRFFYTKSFVKHSMEHVSMACVHLASKIEEAPRRIRDVINVFHRLRHLREKKKPVPLLLDQDYVNLKNQIIKAERRVLKELGFCVHVKHPHKIIVMYLQVLECERNRHLVQTSWVASEGK is encoded by the exons ATGGCGGCGGCGACGGCGACGGCCGGGGCCGGGGCTCAGGGGCCGGCGACCCCCGCGGCAGCGGCCGGCACGCCGGGCTGCGGTGGCACAGCCCCCGGGTCGCAGGGGGTGCTGATCGGGGACCGGCTGTACTCCGGGGTGCTCATCACGCTGGAGAACTGCCTCCTGCCGGACGACAAGCTCCGCTTCACGCCGTCCATGTCGAGTGGCCTCGACACTGACACGGAGACCGACCTCCGCGTGGTGGGCTGCGAGCTCATCCAGGCGGCCGGCATCCTGCTCCGCCTGCCGCAG GTGGCCATGGCTACCGGGCAGGTGTTGTTCCAGCGGTTCTTCTACACCAAGTCCTTTGTGAAGCATTCCATGGAG CACGTGTCAATGGCCTGTGTTCACCTGGCCTCCAAGATAGAAGAGGCTCCAAGACGGATACGGGACGTCATCAACGTGTTTCATCGCCTTCGACACCTGAGAGAGAAAAA AAAACCTGTGCCTCTACTGTTGGATCAAGATTATGTTAACTTAAAGAATCAAATTATAAAGGCGGAAAGGCGAGTTCTCAAAGAGTTGGGTTTCTGCGTCCATGTGAAGCACCCTCACAAG ATAATCGTTATGTACCTTCAGGTGTTAGAGTGTGAGCGTAACCGACACCTGGTCCAGACCTCATG GGTAGCCTCTGAGGGTAAGTGA